TGGCCGCGAGCAGAGCGTGCCGGTCGGGGTACCGGCTGGGGAGGGAGCGCGTGGGTCGTGCCCAGCGCAGGCCCGGTTATATATTGCCTCGAGCCGATTGTTGTAACCTGCCGAGTGGAGTCGAGTACGAGCCCGGAAAAAAgatcgccgttgttgcggcgggGCGTATGTGCGCCGGACGTGTACTCTGcgttcttctttctttcttcttcttcatcttctgtCCTGCGAGGCAGCAAGAGAGAGAGCCAAGTGAGAGAGAGAGCTAGGGCAAGGGTTCGGCGCCGACAAAAGTGTTAGTAATATTAAGCAGGGAAATGATACAAGCGCATCATACTTTGCTAGCCAGACTTTTTGACGTGAATGGCAGGAGCTCTGCCTTTGCTAGCCAGACTGACAGACAGACTCTGCGTTGTGCTCCTCGGCGCCCGGTGGCGGCGGAGACCGACGTGGATGTGGCTGATCCTAGCTTGGTTGAGCTCGGCGGCCGGCAACCTCATCCGGCTGGGTTTGCCGGCGACTTGAACCAAGTAACCCGGTGCTCGCTGACCAAGAGCCTCCTTGGTAGTGGGTTCAGGACTTCAGGCTCCGTCGGAATTGAGTAAAGAATCACTTCGAAGATGCCACAACACTGGCGGCGGATGAGATCTCAGATTCTCAGTACAGTGTCCAGGCGGATGATGCTTTGTAACTATAGATAAGTTGTTTCCACACATGATGTTTGGTTGCGGGTTAATCTATGATTGTTTGCAAGCTCTAGAGCTAGTGCAAGCCAAATGGCAGAGCAGGCTCCTAATGTACAGGATGACAATTTTCACACACAAAAAAATGAGAGTACAGAATGACACTACCAATGCTCCATCTTAGGAGCGGGAGGGCAGGAGAAGGTTGAAACAATTTAAACAGAGTATTGGGAGGATGCATGTCTCAACGGTTGAAGCTTCTTGCTACTGGAGCCAATTCACAGATGGGGGAAGGGAGTATTAGCACAATGATCATGAAGCGTAGTGGGAGAAAACAAAATAGCAGATCGAAATGAGAGCCTTAATTTAGAACATTTGCAGATAAAAATGATCCGGTGCACCATTGTCCTGTCAATGGGTCAATCTATATGCCCTGATCCATGGGATCGATACAGAATAGTTTGATTAATCTGCACTATCGGTCAAATGTCAACCAACTCCATGTACGTCCATGCTACTGGTGAATATACCCATGGCAAAGTAAATTGGAACATACTGATTATGTGCTTGTAGGAAACGGGGATAAATCGCACTGTAAAAGAAAGGTTATAAATCCATGCAAAAAAAATTCCATAACTATATATTATATAAATCCTTACATCCTGGAGGCGGACGTTTGGTCTATGGGGACATATGTCCCTGGTATCCACAGCATGCGCTTGTGCTTCGTGATCCGTAGCTAAAGTAGCGAATGTGAATATACGGTTAGGTCTCTGAGATGGTAAAGCAGGTTATACACTGATGCAACAGTGCTACATAGACTGCAGTACAGGATAGAACAGTTGGCAGACGCGGTTTGCATCACAGATCATTCAATGCGAAACTTCGGAGGCACATCTTCTTTTAGTACAGGTTGCCGTGTGTCAGTATGTTGTCCCCCTGATCTTGTGGACTAGTCCGGGATCAACTACAAAAGAAGGTCATCCTTGGTCAAACTTTTTATACAACTACAAAAAGAAGGTCATATTTATTTCCAAAAAAGTTTTTTCTTCATCAAACTTTTTATACAACTACAAAAGAAGGTCATGTTTATATCCAAAAAAGTTTCAGAAATTTTTGGCTTTTTTGTGATCACTATATTTTTCATATCAAGTGAATATACAGCCTATATAAAAAATAGTAATTACAAAAAATTAAAAAGAGTTGAAACTTCTTTTGAAATAAACTTGACCTTCTGTTGTACTCGTATAAAAAGTTTGGCCAAGGAATAACTTTCATGGTATTTTTGGTAAAAAAAAATAATCAACACTATATAAAAGTTACTATTCACGCTTCTTGTCTTCGAAATTTTTTTTTTTTGCCTTGAAGTTGATGTCACTTTTTCCTTCGCAGAACTTTTTATACAAGTACAAAAGAAGATAAAGTttaattaaaaaaagaaaaatatgTTTTGAATTTTTTCGTAATTACAAATTTCCCATATCAAGTATATATAAACCTGAGAAACAAAGGGTATTTCCAATGAAAATTGTAAACCCACGTTCTACATGATTTGTCAATCTGAAATAAAATAAACTAAGGTAAGTAGTTCGTTGCTAATAATAACAACTCGATTTGGTCAACATTAAAAAACGGACGTACATAGAGCACGTTACCATGATTGAAGAACAATTAAAATATTACGTAACGCTTTACTGAACAGGCAGCATTTTATTAAACAAAATGTTGGCCGCGCAGAGAGAAGTTGTGTGAAGATTACTGGAAATAAAATTAGTAAATTTAAGATGACAAGTTAATGTGTAGTGCAGCAACAGTTGACTGCCCTGATGAGTACAGACGTACCGTGTAGCGTGTAGCAAGTCAGGGATAATTGGCTAGTGAGTAGCAGCTTTTGGTGGTTCGTTCAATGCGCGAGTGGGCCATAGCTGCGGTAGGTCCAAAGGCATCTAATACGACCAGAAATGGTGCAGAGAAAGAAAGAATACAAACGAAAGTCAaactatactactccctccgtcccgtaatataagagcgtttttgacactagacGGGACGGAGAAAGTAATAAGCTGGTGGGAGATGACTGGTGAGATTCCGGGGACAGATGTCCCCAGGAACCATTGGGTATTTCCCCTTATATCCTCTCACAATCACAAGGATGCATGCATACATCCATCTGTTTCATATGCATCCAGCTGATAAACAAGCAAACTGGTAAAGAAAACGAAACTATTTCCTTCTAACCGATCAACTGATATCGATCTAGCATCTGATCAAACACATCACAGTAAAGGATGTGCACGCTCCATCTTCATCATGCTTTTTCTTCCTTCCAAAGATTTACACGCCATATATCACCAACCATTATAGGGCAGTTTAGTTGTTTGCCGGAAGCGCATCGACATAGCATGGGCGGTATGGGAATGCGGCATCGGCGCCATGGGAGTGCGAGTGAGGATATTTCACAAGGTGCCGTCCTAAACATTGCATTCTCGAGGTCTTAATATGGTATGCCACAACGCCGTTGTAGGTTTGAAAGAGCACCACTTGTTTGTGTGGATGTAACCCCATGATCCGGTAACCCCCATACTCCTCATCCCCAAGGTGTGCAGCACCATCATCCAGGTCAATGAAGTTGTCTTCGTCCGAGTCCCAAGTATACTCGAACACCTCTTCCCTTTTGGTTTCACCATCTTCATCTTTGTGTGGATCTCCTCCATCACTGTAACCATCGACACCAACATCACCGGTTGTGCCATCGAAACCATCTACCTCATGGTTgtcttcttcttcatcgtcgTCACTGTCACTATCAACATCATCAGTTGTGTTGCTCTGTCCATCATCCTCATCGTATATGATTTCCCTAGTCTTACGCGATTCGAACAAGCTAAGTAATCCTCTGGTGTTTCTGACTACGTTCCACATCACTCTAGGCTCCATATGTTGTTGTACTTTATGATTATAAGGACTAAGGTCGGTCGCGTGTGCTAGCATCCAGCCTATTTGGCCATCGGTTGATTCTGTTAGTGTCCATACCTGTAACTGGAATTTATCGAGCACCACAAAGTGAACCCCTCTCTCGTAGCTCACTAAGAGAGACCTCTGGGACAGCTCAAACAAGCATTGATATCCTTTTTCGACATACGATTCACCTGGTAGTTGGGCCATGTCGTATGCTTCCTCTGAGTTGCGCAGGATCATAATGATGTGGTTCCAACAATGTACATAGAGTGACCCCTGCCAGTATTGAGCTGATTTCCAAATTTTGACATAACTAGCTTGTGGCGCATTTACCATGTCGTAGAGATGTCGGGGAGCGCAACGCCCCGGCACAAACTCCCGACTTGCCCATTCATCGGTCTCCGATGAGAACACCAGTACAGAGATCACTCTGTCCTTTGGCTGCTCCTCGACCACTGGCACATGGACATGCATCACTTGTGGCTCCGGTGACAAAACCTCGCCTTGCTGTGATGGCACTTCCAATTCCTCGGCCAGCACATCTAATGTTGATTGTGATGATGTATCAAGCTCTCCCGGCATGATCAAAATGCTCTTGGATGCCTAtgttttcttcatcttcttcggataGCTCTTCTTCATACTGCAAGTACTCCATCCAGGTTTGTGGTTCGTCCATTTGCACGTCTTCCATGGTTGGATCTTTTTTTCGGCGGCTACTAGTTGGATCTTTTCTTCGGCGGGTTTGATGTTTTCTTTGGCTGCTAGTTGGGTCTTTTCTTTGGTGGGTTGGATCTTTTCAATTGGAAGTAGGAGTACCTGGTAATTCAGCGAGACGGCAGGATCGAAGGCGAGGAACATGTACTTCTCAGACATCCACATCGATTCTTGAACAGGTGATGGTGGCAGGAAAGCATATCATAGTGTGGCCGGGTTGCAGACGTAATAATCAGGTGGCACCCCGTCAAGGAGAATGAGGCCGTTGCAGTAGTGGAGCATGGAGTAGCGGTCATGCTGAAAGAGAGGCCGCCGGAAGACTGGCCCGTCGTGAGCTCCACGTGGCTGCTCGCGTCGCGGTGGCGCCGGCGGCGCGAAGGAGGATTCGTTGTGGCACCcaaagttgttggtgaagatgccCGGGAAGGGGccccgggggaagtagtgggggAGGAGGAGCTTGTGGGCGTCGATGATGGTGCGCCACGCCCGGCAGACCCGCCGGGACTCGGCCAGCGCGCGGCAGGGCAGCAGGCGGAGGATAACGAGGAGCACGTCGTAGGGGAAGCAGATGCCGTTGCCGTCGCCGTTGGTCCCGTCCATCTGGCCCGCACGGCGAAGGTCGATCGATTCGGAGAAGGCGCCGATGGAGGGATCGAGGCAGGGCAACGAAgtattagagcatggttaatagtatagccagctgctggctataagccagtgccatgtcatctacagcccatcttatagccaacatgtataatagtagatcaaaagagtgtactactttttcaTTATGTGGCCCGCctttcattctcacaaagtgcctaggagcacgtgctagagctggctctttacgaagagcccgcttaccttctctcctcttctctttcttcgaactaagcagaaatataataatttattccttatagcccgctgactcatcTCTATTATACTTGCTCTTAAGGTGGCGATCGGATCGAGGCGGCGAGCCGTCCGTAGTCGAGTACGCTATGCCTATGTGGACTCTAGTCTTGGTTCAACTGTGCGTTGATCGATCCCGTGAGTTGATTCCCAGCCGGAGTCGTGTACGTGCGTGTAGTCGTGTATTGTGCTATAATTAATTAAGGTGTGTTGCCAAGTTTTTTTTTTTAAAGGCTGGTAGATCGTATATTTACATTGTTCCGAAAAAATGCAACTTTTTAAAGTATATAGGCAACAACACAGTGGAGTAAACTTCCGACTTAAATTGAATCCGATTGTCTGGAAGTATTCTAGATGATCAAGAGCATGGAGGGCAACAAATCGAGATATTCTTATCAGATCAGAGATCAAGGATAGTGTGGAGGAACGTAATTACTCATAATTCGTCATAGGGTAATAGTGCTAGTCATTTTTTGGCAAATTTTGGTAGGACGCAAGGCCCAACGGCTGTTCGGCTTGGCTCTGTCCGTGGGGAAGTCTTGAGCATTGTTGCTTCCTCATCTCCTTCACCGTTGTTTAAGATATCCATTATGGCCGGATTCATGTAATACGCAACGTTACTGGCCTAGTTGAGGAAGCTCAGCTGGTATTGTGCTTGCATCTGATGTTTTTTGTATCTTTCCAGGTAGCGCATTTGGAGATAGAAGGCgatgtagtaggagtaggatatGGCGGCGGCAGAGAATGCGAGTCGTGGTACAACACAGAGGTTGTGCAAAATTACATTCAATTATATCCAGACCATGTATATATGTGCCTGTACGGTTATCACTGTGTAGGAATAAGGCCTAACTGCTCATATAATCTCAATTATTTTAAGATAACAAGTGTTTGGACAGAAAAACATCACCCTTTACAAGTTTTTAAGGGTGGCTGTGTATGGAAGCAAATGTCAAGACTGTGTCTTTGATACAAGATGAAGAATCATTGATCAATTTCTTCTTTTCTCGCTCTTGCTTCTGTATATAACGCCATGGCCTTGTCCATGACCTTGGAATCCAGTAAAAGCCGCGTTCTTTTCTTGCTGCAAGGATGAGTAGACATGTACTCCTTGAACGATGAAGAATTCCCACCGAGCTCTCCGAGCTTCTCATGGACCTTAGGGGCTATGCATGCGTGGATCGAAACCAGCGGCAGCGAGCAGCAGGATCCCAATGTGATCTGCCTCTATCTCCATCCTACATAGCATTTTTATGTAGGTAACCACCCAATGTGAGGTACTCCGTCTCACAATATAAAACGTTTTTGCAAGCTAACGTACGTACCTCGTGCCCTAGCACCGTGGCGATCTCAGCGTCGGTGCTGAACTTGTCGAGCAGCCCGGTGTAGACTATGATCTTGCCGCCCGGCGCGCACATGGCGTTCACCTGCTTATTGTCGACGACGATCACCTCCCACTCGAACCCGTCGAGGTGCTTGGTCGTCGGCTGCTGCGGCGCTCCCTGGCGAGCGCGAGCCTTCTTCTTGGGGCTCGGCGCCGCGTCGCCGACCCATATTTCGCCATCAAGGAGCGTATCGTCAAGGAGCTTATTGTCGTCGTGGACGGCGAGGctgcgtccggcggcgcggatgatctccggggcgatgccgcTGACACGGACGAAAGCAgggtgggacggagggagtaccttgtCGCCCAGCTTCTTCTTCTCGCTGTTGAAGTGCCAGTCGCCGAGCTTGAGCTCTCCGTTGTGCGTGAGGACGACGAAGTGGCGGCGGTTGGTGTAGGGCACGGTCTCGAAGGTGCCGTAGCAGATGGTGACCACGACGCCGCCGACGATGACGACCCCCGCGATGACTGTCCGGGATTTCACGTCGCTGGAACTTGTTGGCCGGCTGGAGGAGTAGTGCCGTGGGAGTGGGAGTTGGACCGCTGGCGCATGAGGCGACGACGGACGGCGGTGGTCGTGGCACGAGAGAGTCACGTTGGAAGAGGCGGCCAAGGCCGGCCGATTGCAGGGCCTCGTGAGATCGCCGCGTCGACGGGGCGTGGTAGCAGCGCGGGGCGGTCGACGACGGCAGTGGAAGAGGCGTTCGGATAGCGGGCTTGGACCGCAGTAGGCCGGACAGCGCGGGGCGGAGATTCCTAATGAACGCGCTCATGTTCTCTCAGTTAGATTGGTACGGTGGATCTTTTCGGGGCGCCGCTCGCCGTGATGCCACTTGGGGACGTACGGGCGCTCTCGGATCCGTATATTGTAATAATGTCGTCTACGTCGTGGCGCGGGTCGACAGGTTGCCATGATTTGATTGAGAAAAAGGGTTTCCCCGCTTTGTATTACAAAGCAACCAACCGATACAATCGACGATAGGGACTGGAGCGGAAGCAGCACAAACACGCCCAAAAGAAAGgaaagagaaaaagaagaaaaagaagaaaaagaaaagaaacaaatgcCGATAACGGCGGATCGACAAAAACGACGAAGCCTCGTGACCGCTACGTCCACCGGAGATCGCCCACCAAGCTCCGAGACTCCGAAGTGCCGGTACCTAACAACACCTTCAAGAAGGGATgcgacgatgacgacgctgctgtcaagggtttcccccggtacacGGCGAGGAGAGAGGAAGGGTAGCCCCGACGCCCTCCAGGAAGGTCCGGCGGCACCCTCAGGCGCCACCGCGTCGGTGTCGGCCAAGCCAACAGAGATTTCTCCCGATCCCAGCCTCTACCTCAGGCACTCCGGAGCTCGCCACCAGACCGACCACCACCCTGCGCCAGCACGGACACGAAGCTTCCCACGCTGTCTCACCACGGCACCGTGAAGATGGTCTACACAACGGAGAAGAGGAGCCGGGACTAGGGCAACAGCACCGTCAACATACAGGAGGGCCCCACCTCCACCGTCCACGACGGTAGCCGACCGGACGCCATGGCAGGAGCCTACCGGGCCCGTGGCCCCACAGGCCCGGCCGGGCCCTCAAAGGCCCGGACAGCTCCCGCCTCCGCGCAGCAGCTGGTACGCCGTCGGCGTCGCTGTCCCAGTCCAAGCCGCTCCCCTGCCTCCCCATACAGAGAGCGTCGCGGTCGCGCCGGAGCCGACCCGCAAGGACCCAGAAGGGACCCTacgggcccagatctgggccggggACGCGCCCCCGGCCGGCCAGCACCACCGGACCACCCCGCCGCCAAGAGGCGGCACCACCACGACGAGCACCGCCGGCCTCCACAC
The sequence above is a segment of the Aegilops tauschii subsp. strangulata cultivar AL8/78 chromosome 6, Aet v6.0, whole genome shotgun sequence genome. Coding sequences within it:
- the LOC109742872 gene encoding mitochondrial metalloendopeptidase OMA1-like, whose translation is MSAFIRNLRPALSGLLRSKPAIRTPLPLPSSTAPRCYHAPSTRRSHEALQSAGLGRLFQLIAGVVIVGGVVVTICYGTFETVPYTNRRHFVVLTHNGELKLGDWHFNSEKKKLGDKVLPPSHPAFVRVSGIAPEIIRAAGRSLAVHDDNKLLDDTLLDGEIWVGDAAPSPKKKARARQGAPQQPTTKHLDGFEWEVIVVDNKQVNAMCAPGGKIIVYTGLLDKFSTDAEIATVLGHEDGDRGRSHWDPAARCRWFRSTHA